The Blautia pseudococcoides genome segment AAGCTTATTTAAGTATAACAGAAATAGGAATTTCTGACAATAATATGATAGAAACAGCAGGATTATGATATTCATTCGGGCATTTGCGTGGTATTTTAATGATATACCTCATCATGCGGCACAACAGTAAGAAGGCATGGTGCATTTTTGCAAAGGAGCGGATAAATATGAAGCGGGATGTAAAAGCAATTGTAAAACAAATGACTCTGGAAGAGAAGGCAGGTATGTGTTCCGGTAAGGATTTCTGGCATTTGAAAAGTGTGGAACGGCTGGGGATCCCTGAGGTAATGGTCAGCGACGGACCTCACGGGCTTAGAAAACAGGATAAGGAAGCAGACCATCTGGGTGCAAATGAGAGTATCAAAGCGGTATGTTTTCCTACTGCCTGTGCTACCGCCTGCTCTTTTGACAGAGAGCTGCTGGAAACTTTGGGGGAGACACTTGGGGAGGAATGCCAGGCGGAAAATCTGTCGGTGATCTTAGGGCCGGCAGTGAATATTAAGCGGTCACCTCTGTGCGGACGAAATTTTGAGTATTTTTCCGAAGACCCGTACCTGGCTTCTCAGATGGCTGCGGCACATATAAAGGGTGTGCAGTCTAAAAACGTGGGAACTTCTATCAAACATTTTGCCGCAAATAATCAGGAACACAGGAGAATGTCCTGTTCCTCTGAAATTGACGAGAGGACGTTCCGGGAGATTTATCTGGCTGCATTTGAAACAGCAGTCAAGGAGAGCAGACCGGATACGGTAATGTGTTCTTATAATAAGATCAACGGGACCTTTGCGTCTGAGGATCACAGGCTGCTCACGGAGATCCTGAGAGACGAGTGGGGATTTGAAGGATATGTTATGTCTGACTGGGGCGCAGTCAATGACAGGGTAAAAGGACTGGAAGCGGGGCTTGACCTGGAGATGCCGGCAAGCGGCGGGCATACGGACGCGGAGATTGTGGAAGCTGTGAGATCCGGTGAGCTTAAGGAAGAGGTTCTGGATACTGCAGTTGAAAGAATTCTGAATATTATCTTTAAATTCACGGATAACCGCCAGCCCGGAAACTTAAACATGGAGGAAGATCATAAACTGGCTGGAAAGATTGCCAGGGAATCCATGGTGCTGCTGAAAAATGACGGAATCCTGCCGCTTAAAGAGAATGGTCAGAAGATTGCATTTATCGGTAAATTTGCAGAGAAGCCCAGGTTCCAGGGGGGCGGAAGTTCACATATTAACTCGTTTAAGGTGACCGGCGCGCTGGAGGCTGTGAAGAAATATGCGGATGTGTCCTATGCCCAGGGATATGATGTGAAAGAGGACAAGGCAGATGAAGCCATGCTTGCAGAGGCTGCTGCGGCAGCAGAGAATGCGGATGTAGCTGTGATATTTGCAGGGCTTCCCGATGCATTTGAATCGGAGGGGTATGACAGGGAGCATATGAGAATGCCGGAATGCCAGAACAGACTGATCGCTGAGATTGTAAAGGTACAGCCCAATACCGTGGTGGTCCTCCACAATGGTTCTCCTGTGGAAATGCCTTGGGCGGATGATGTGAGGGGCATCCTGGAATCTTACCTGTGCGGACAGGCCGTGGGAGAGGCCCAGGTGGATCTTCTCTTCGGCAGGGCAAATCCGTGCGGTAAGCTGGCAGAGACCATTCCGTATAAACTGTCTGATAATCCTTCCTACCTGAATTTCCCCGGAGATGGGAAGACCGTGGAGTACAGGGAAGGCGTATTTGTTGGGTACCGCTATTATGATACAAAGGAACTGCCTGTTCGCTATCCTTTTGGTTATGGCCTGAGTTATACTACCTTTGCCTACAGTGATCTGAAGCTCTCCGCAAAAGAAATGAAGGATACGGACAGGCTGACCGTTTCCCTTAAAGTTAAAAATACGGGGGACATGGCAGGCAGGGAAATTGTGCAGCTCTATGTGGCGGATAAGACAGGGGTTGTAAGCAGACCGGTGAAAGAACTGAAGAATTTTGCCAAAGTGGAGCTGGAACCGGGCCAGGAAAAGACAGTTACAATGGAGCTGGATAAGAGAAGTTTTGCGTGGTATAATACAGAAATTTCAGACTGGTATGCAGCTACAGGGACATATGAGATCCTTGTGGGAAGTTCATCCAGGGACATCCATTTAAGAGATGCGGTACAGCTTGTCTCCACAACAGAAATTCCTGTAAAAATCCATATGAATACCACAGTCGCAGAACTGTTGGCAGAGCCTGAAGCGAAAGAGATCATGAGCGGGCTGTTGAAAACCATGATGGAAAATATTGGGGCGGGAGATGATGGGGAAAGTGCGGCCAGTGAAGCTATTTCTCCGGAAATGTCTCTTAAAATGATGGAGAACTCACCGCTTAGGACATTCAGAAGTTTTGCGGGAGTCAGCACACGGGAAATACAGGAACTTATAGAAAAGCTCCAGGCAGCAGTGGACGGGAAATAAAAGAATATAGCATAGGTCCGGGTTTCTGGATACCAGGTCTCAGGTTATATTCATGAAATAACTGCAAAAGTACATTTTTAACGGACAGGCGGGAAAGTATATTCCCGGCTGTCCGTTTGTGGTATAATGAGGAAAAACAACCGGAGACTGAACGGATAAGGAGGTATTGATATGTTTCGATGGGGAATTATGGGCGGCGGTTTTATATCATCCCAGTTTGCCAGGGGGCTGGAGGAAGCGGCGGATATGCAGGTGGAAGTGCTGGCTTCCAGGTCCGGAAGGAATGATTACGGGATAAAGGCAAAGAAATACTGTTGTTCTTATGAAGAGCTGGTAAATGATAAAGATGTGGATGCAGTGTATGTAGGGACGATCCACCCTCAGCATCTTTCCTGTGTAAAGGCCTGCCTGGAGGCAGGGAAACCTGTATTGTGCGAGAAGCCGGTGACTATGAACGCCAGGGAGCTGGAAGAGATCCTTCATTTGGCCAGGGAGAACCAAACCTTTTTTATGGAGGCTATGTGGACCAGGTTTATTCCTGCCATGCGGGGGCTTAGAAAGGAAATACAGGCTGGTGTGTACGGAAAAGTACATAATATGCATTTTACATTTGGCGGGCCTGCCAAACCGGAGACAAGGCGTTTGTTTGAGGCAGGGCTTGGGGGTGGAGCACTTCTTGATGTGGGGGTCTACGGTGTGAGTGTTGCACAGTATCTTCTGGGAGAGGCGCCGGATGTAATACATGCATGGTCTGAAAAAAATGAGGAGACAGTGGATTTAAATACATGCATTCAGATGACTTATCCATGTGGATGCCTGGCGGATATGGTATTTTCCATCAATAGAAAAGTGGACAACAGGGCAGTGATCATCACGGATAAGGCAGAGCTAGAAATACCGTATTTCTGGCGTCCGAATACTGTATATTTGTTTGAGCCAAATGAAGATTTCCGTACAGATACACTGAAGGAAAAAAGAGTTGTGGAAGTGGCGGGAAACGGATATCATTATGAGGCCTTGGAAGTACAGAAGATGCTTAAGGAGGGCAGGACAGAGAGTCCGGTTATGCCCTGGGAAGAGAGTCTTCAGATCATGAAAGAACTGGATGAGATCAGAAGGATCTGCGGAATCCGTTATCCGCAGGACGCTGAGTGACAAGAGAAGAGGGAGAAGAAGCAAGATGTCAAAGGAGAGACAGGAATTTTTGATCGGCACGTATACGGAGACCGTCATATTTGGTGACGGAAGCCGTTTTATTGGTAACGGGCAGGGAATATATTGGGCAGATATAGATATGGTATCCGGTAAAATAAGGCTGAAACAAATCATAGAGGGGATAAAAAACCCCTCTTATGTCTGTGCAGATAAGGCCGGAAAAAGAATCTATGCGGTGAGTGAACTGGAGGAATATGAAGGGCATAAAAGCGGCGCTGTGAGTGTCTATGAGGTGGGGGAGGATGGTTCAGTGAAGCTGCTGGACAGGAAAGCTTCCATGGGAACAAATCCGTGTCATCTGTATCTGGATGAGACAGAGGGGATATTGTACATCAGTAATTATGGAAGCGGTTCAGCCTGTGCGTACAGAATCGGTCAGGATGGGTGTTTAAAGGAGCCGGCCATGGTGATCCGGCATCACGGGCATTCCATTGATGAGGAACGGCAGGAAGGGCCGCATGTGCATTCTATTCATCCATGCCGGTTTGCCGAAGGGGTGCTGGTTTGTGATCTGGGACTGGATAAGATCAGCCGTTGTGTGGTCAGAGAGCAGGATGGCCAGTGGCTTTTCACAGAGGAAGAAAGCTGGATGACAAAGCCCGGATATGGTCCGAGGATGTTGGTTTATCATCCGGTTCTGCCTATATTCTATGTGGTGCAGGAGATGGGGAACAGGGTTCTTGTATATGAGTATGGAAATGGCACACCGCAGCAGGTACAGGATGTTTCCAGTCTTGTGACGGAAGACGGAGGGAATTTTAATACGGCTGCCGAAATACGGATTCATTCCTCGGGGACAAGGCTTTATGTTTCCAATAGAGGCGCTGACTGTATTACGGTATATGATGTGGACGGAGCAGGAAGGATTGCGCCAAACGGCAGTATACCTTCCGGTGGGAAGACGCCCCGGTGCTTTGCTGCGGCTGAAAATGCAGAGTCAGGGAATACATTTCTGGTGATCGCAAACCAGGATTCTGATCAGCTTCTATCTGT includes the following:
- a CDS encoding lactonase family protein, producing the protein MRSEGSAESVIRRTLSDKRRGRRSKMSKERQEFLIGTYTETVIFGDGSRFIGNGQGIYWADIDMVSGKIRLKQIIEGIKNPSYVCADKAGKRIYAVSELEEYEGHKSGAVSVYEVGEDGSVKLLDRKASMGTNPCHLYLDETEGILYISNYGSGSACAYRIGQDGCLKEPAMVIRHHGHSIDEERQEGPHVHSIHPCRFAEGVLVCDLGLDKISRCVVREQDGQWLFTEEESWMTKPGYGPRMLVYHPVLPIFYVVQEMGNRVLVYEYGNGTPQQVQDVSSLVTEDGGNFNTAAEIRIHSSGTRLYVSNRGADCITVYDVDGAGRIAPNGSIPSGGKTPRCFAAAENAESGNTFLVIANQDSDQLLSVKHTDCHMAEAEDELQVGSPVCVWLL
- a CDS encoding Gfo/Idh/MocA family protein, whose amino-acid sequence is MFRWGIMGGGFISSQFARGLEEAADMQVEVLASRSGRNDYGIKAKKYCCSYEELVNDKDVDAVYVGTIHPQHLSCVKACLEAGKPVLCEKPVTMNARELEEILHLARENQTFFMEAMWTRFIPAMRGLRKEIQAGVYGKVHNMHFTFGGPAKPETRRLFEAGLGGGALLDVGVYGVSVAQYLLGEAPDVIHAWSEKNEETVDLNTCIQMTYPCGCLADMVFSINRKVDNRAVIITDKAELEIPYFWRPNTVYLFEPNEDFRTDTLKEKRVVEVAGNGYHYEALEVQKMLKEGRTESPVMPWEESLQIMKELDEIRRICGIRYPQDAE
- a CDS encoding glycoside hydrolase family 3 C-terminal domain-containing protein, producing the protein MKRDVKAIVKQMTLEEKAGMCSGKDFWHLKSVERLGIPEVMVSDGPHGLRKQDKEADHLGANESIKAVCFPTACATACSFDRELLETLGETLGEECQAENLSVILGPAVNIKRSPLCGRNFEYFSEDPYLASQMAAAHIKGVQSKNVGTSIKHFAANNQEHRRMSCSSEIDERTFREIYLAAFETAVKESRPDTVMCSYNKINGTFASEDHRLLTEILRDEWGFEGYVMSDWGAVNDRVKGLEAGLDLEMPASGGHTDAEIVEAVRSGELKEEVLDTAVERILNIIFKFTDNRQPGNLNMEEDHKLAGKIARESMVLLKNDGILPLKENGQKIAFIGKFAEKPRFQGGGSSHINSFKVTGALEAVKKYADVSYAQGYDVKEDKADEAMLAEAAAAAENADVAVIFAGLPDAFESEGYDREHMRMPECQNRLIAEIVKVQPNTVVVLHNGSPVEMPWADDVRGILESYLCGQAVGEAQVDLLFGRANPCGKLAETIPYKLSDNPSYLNFPGDGKTVEYREGVFVGYRYYDTKELPVRYPFGYGLSYTTFAYSDLKLSAKEMKDTDRLTVSLKVKNTGDMAGREIVQLYVADKTGVVSRPVKELKNFAKVELEPGQEKTVTMELDKRSFAWYNTEISDWYAATGTYEILVGSSSRDIHLRDAVQLVSTTEIPVKIHMNTTVAELLAEPEAKEIMSGLLKTMMENIGAGDDGESAASEAISPEMSLKMMENSPLRTFRSFAGVSTREIQELIEKLQAAVDGK